A window from Lachnoanaerobaculum umeaense encodes these proteins:
- a CDS encoding LbetaH domain-containing protein has protein sequence MKKIDVKTKKLFELEETIAKELFERYTYPWEVFKDLGSFIEELGATLPDTEYLKIGKNIWVHRSVKIMPTIALAGPLIICKDASVRSCAFFRGNVIIGEGAVAGNSCEFKNAILFNKAQVPHFSYVGDSIIGYKAHLGASAITSNLKSDKSDVVLHLEDAELETGLRKFGAMVGDEAEIGCGSILNPGTVIGKNTTVYPLSSVRGCVSKSSIYKSEDNIVTKSKKKPSISRL, from the coding sequence ATGAAAAAAATTGATGTGAAAACAAAAAAACTTTTTGAACTTGAGGAAACTATAGCTAAAGAACTCTTTGAAAGATATACATATCCTTGGGAAGTGTTTAAAGATCTTGGAAGCTTCATAGAAGAGCTAGGTGCTACATTACCTGATACAGAGTATTTAAAGATTGGAAAGAATATCTGGGTACATCGTTCAGTAAAGATAATGCCAACTATTGCACTTGCAGGTCCACTTATAATTTGTAAGGATGCAAGTGTTCGCTCATGTGCATTCTTTAGAGGCAATGTAATCATAGGTGAGGGTGCAGTGGCGGGAAATTCTTGCGAATTCAAGAATGCCATACTATTTAACAAAGCACAGGTGCCACATTTTAGTTATGTTGGAGATTCTATTATTGGATACAAGGCCCATCTTGGTGCATCTGCTATCACATCAAATCTTAAGAGTGATAAATCAGATGTTGTACTTCATTTAGAGGATGCAGAACTTGAGACAGGGCTTAGAAAGTTTGGAGCAATGGTAGGAGATGAAGCTGAAATAGGATGCGGTTCTATTTTAAATCCCGGAACAGTTATAGGAAAGAATACTACAGTTTATCCGCTTTCAAGTGTAAGAGGCTGTGTGAGCAAGTCATCTATATATAAGAGTGAGGATAATATAGTAACAAAGTCAAAGAAGAAACCTTCAATAAGTAGATTGTAA
- a CDS encoding PHP domain-containing protein, whose protein sequence is MNKNIKYIDLHTHSTASDGTCSPTEVAVLAKEAGLNIIALTDHDTMVGVEECFKKGLELDLPVIAGVEMSCVYRSKEIHILGYLLPDSFPPKYLEVSDEIFEDLNFFAQERSNRNAEIIERFKNDGIFISKNDLNNGNPNAQITRAHFSNALIKLGLVKDKAEAFDKYLEYGGKYIPVKKITTVRCMEFLTKHNFFISLAHPFQYKFSDYELEELLTHLIDLGLKGVEVYHSTHSNTDINKLYSLAEKYNLLPTGGSDFHGGNKPGLYIGKGYGDLQIPFELIQNILNRRAYG, encoded by the coding sequence ATGAACAAAAATATAAAATATATTGATTTACATACACATTCCACAGCTTCAGATGGAACTTGCTCCCCCACAGAAGTAGCAGTATTAGCAAAAGAAGCAGGACTTAATATAATTGCCCTTACAGATCATGATACTATGGTAGGTGTAGAAGAATGTTTTAAAAAGGGACTTGAACTTGATCTTCCTGTAATCGCAGGTGTTGAGATGAGCTGTGTTTACAGATCCAAGGAAATACATATTTTAGGATATTTACTTCCTGACTCATTTCCGCCAAAATACTTGGAAGTTTCTGATGAAATATTTGAAGATTTGAACTTTTTTGCACAAGAGAGATCAAATAGAAATGCTGAAATAATAGAGAGATTTAAAAATGACGGCATTTTTATATCTAAAAATGATTTGAACAATGGCAATCCTAATGCTCAAATAACAAGAGCTCATTTTTCTAATGCATTAATCAAACTTGGACTTGTTAAAGATAAAGCTGAAGCCTTTGATAAATATCTTGAATATGGAGGCAAATATATTCCTGTAAAGAAAATAACTACTGTTAGGTGCATGGAATTTTTAACAAAGCATAATTTCTTTATTTCTCTTGCACATCCTTTTCAGTATAAATTTTCTGATTATGAATTGGAAGAACTATTAACACATTTAATAGACCTTGGACTAAAGGGTGTCGAAGTATATCATTCCACTCATTCAAATACTGATATAAATAAATTATATTCATTGGCTGAAAAATATAATTTATTACCTACAGGTGGCAGTGATTTTCATGGTGGAAATAAACCCGGACTATATATTGGAAAAGGTTATGGCGATTTACAAATACCATTTGAACTTATTCAAAACATTTTAAATAGAAGAGCGTATGGATAA